A single genomic interval of Metasolibacillus fluoroglycofenilyticus harbors:
- a CDS encoding alpha/beta hydrolase, whose amino-acid sequence MKSPYIFTHIAPKETGEKPAIFLLHGLGSNEQDLLQLVGNMPFDCHIFSLRGPITHPPGYAFYTFEEEGLPNQDVFDQVVQFTKQFIEEAVVEFSLKKEALYVMGFNQGAALVQALTVIMGNTLHGAVVLSGFVPQFVVEEYCKLPLGNVKMFIAHGEYDYVYPLAWGKASAEFFEEYGAQITFKTYADGHGVTAEELNDLMAWFSEVSK is encoded by the coding sequence ATGAAATCACCATATATATTTACACATATAGCACCAAAGGAAACGGGCGAAAAGCCTGCTATCTTTTTATTGCACGGCTTAGGTAGCAATGAGCAAGATTTATTACAACTTGTTGGAAATATGCCGTTTGACTGTCATATTTTTAGCTTGCGCGGTCCGATTACGCATCCGCCAGGCTACGCCTTTTATACATTTGAAGAGGAAGGTCTACCGAATCAGGATGTCTTTGACCAAGTTGTACAATTCACAAAACAATTTATTGAAGAAGCAGTCGTAGAGTTTTCATTGAAAAAGGAAGCGCTATATGTCATGGGCTTCAACCAAGGCGCAGCACTTGTTCAGGCTTTAACTGTTATAATGGGCAATACGCTTCACGGGGCTGTAGTTTTAAGCGGCTTTGTCCCTCAATTTGTAGTAGAGGAATATTGCAAACTACCATTAGGCAATGTCAAAATGTTTATTGCGCATGGGGAGTATGATTATGTTTACCCACTTGCATGGGGCAAAGCTAGTGCAGAATTCTTCGAGGAATACGGCGCACAAATAACCTTTAAAACATACGCGGATGGGCATGGAGTAACCGCGGAGGAGTTGAACGATTTGATGGCTTGGTTTTCAGAGGTAAGCAAGTGA
- a CDS encoding DNA helicase: MRTQQEVNHYIEELMFLLTQKADVAQFEKTIKQNIATKKESAANEQDFFDRLMLNITYFVENKAAWIKILRATYGQGQVPAVSYIESESLAQQMRIRQFVSEKMEDYTKLFHSQYKALNVTKEAVIYDYAYASVEHSLRYDFLTYLTIQPQANVVLEGDFEETLKIIEGYVAYYADQFVNRMELTE; this comes from the coding sequence TTGCGAACACAGCAAGAAGTAAACCATTATATTGAAGAATTAATGTTTCTGCTAACACAAAAAGCAGATGTAGCACAATTCGAAAAAACAATTAAACAAAATATTGCTACTAAAAAAGAGTCCGCGGCAAATGAGCAAGACTTTTTTGACCGTTTAATGTTAAATATTACGTACTTTGTTGAAAATAAAGCGGCATGGATAAAAATTTTACGCGCTACATATGGACAAGGACAAGTGCCAGCAGTGTCCTATATTGAAAGCGAATCGCTCGCACAGCAGATGCGCATCCGCCAATTTGTTTCTGAAAAAATGGAGGATTATACAAAATTATTCCATAGCCAATATAAGGCCTTAAATGTCACAAAGGAAGCAGTTATCTATGATTATGCGTATGCATCAGTAGAGCACTCGCTGCGCTATGATTTTTTAACCTATTTAACAATACAGCCACAGGCAAACGTAGTGTTAGAGGGAGATTTTGAGGAAACATTAAAAATTATTGAGGGCTATGTAGCCTATTATGCTGATCAGTTTGTCAATCGCATGGAATTAACAGAATAG
- a CDS encoding L-cystine transporter, giving the protein MNFFVLINIIALLVLIGILYALKKKNIKFSTRVFIALGLGILLGAVLQFIYGSSAEEVVNTVPWYNIIGTGYVKLLQMIAMPLIFISILVAFTKMKVGKNFGKMAALILAILIGTTAISAAVGITTTAVFNLDATQILQGDAEVARGESLVERSESLAAASLPQQIVELFPANPFADLTGSRSTSTIAVVIFSAFLGFAYLSVSRRDQETAATIKKGIDAIYALIMGVVRIVLRLTPYGILAIMARTVATSDFGAIFNLGKFVIASYVALIIVFIIHLLIITLTGLNPFTYVKKAAETLLFAFTSRTSAGALPLNIQTQTGRLGVPEGIANFSASFGLSIGQNGCAGVYPAMLAIMIAPTVGINPLSPVFIATVIIVVAISSFGVAGVGGGATFAAILVLSALDLPIALAGVLISVEPLIDMGRTALNVSGSMTAGVATARVTGELDKEVYDTPSATKQLIDA; this is encoded by the coding sequence ATGAATTTCTTTGTACTGATAAATATTATCGCATTACTTGTGTTAATCGGTATTTTATATGCTTTAAAGAAAAAGAATATTAAATTTTCAACACGTGTCTTTATCGCATTAGGTTTAGGTATTTTGCTTGGGGCAGTGTTACAGTTTATTTATGGCTCCAGTGCTGAGGAAGTAGTAAATACAGTTCCTTGGTATAATATTATCGGAACAGGCTATGTCAAATTATTGCAAATGATTGCTATGCCACTTATTTTTATTTCTATTTTGGTGGCATTCACAAAAATGAAGGTTGGTAAAAACTTCGGGAAAATGGCTGCCCTCATTTTAGCTATTTTAATTGGAACAACAGCAATTTCAGCAGCAGTTGGTATTACAACAACAGCCGTTTTTAATCTAGATGCAACACAAATATTACAAGGTGATGCAGAAGTTGCACGTGGTGAATCACTTGTAGAACGCTCTGAATCTTTAGCTGCGGCATCGCTACCACAGCAAATTGTGGAATTATTCCCAGCCAATCCATTCGCTGATTTAACAGGGTCTCGTTCAACTTCAACAATTGCTGTCGTTATTTTCTCTGCATTTTTAGGCTTTGCTTATTTATCAGTGTCACGTAGAGATCAGGAAACTGCAGCAACAATAAAAAAAGGTATTGACGCTATTTATGCCCTTATTATGGGGGTTGTGCGCATTGTACTTCGCTTAACGCCATATGGTATTTTAGCAATTATGGCACGCACTGTTGCTACAAGTGATTTTGGGGCAATTTTCAATTTAGGTAAATTCGTTATTGCCTCATACGTTGCATTAATTATTGTGTTTATCATTCATTTGTTGATTATTACATTAACAGGTTTAAACCCATTCACATATGTGAAAAAAGCAGCGGAAACGCTATTATTCGCTTTTACATCTCGTACGAGCGCAGGTGCTTTGCCATTAAATATTCAAACACAAACAGGCCGCTTAGGGGTTCCAGAAGGAATTGCAAATTTCTCCGCTTCTTTCGGTCTATCTATCGGACAAAACGGTTGTGCTGGTGTGTACCCTGCTATGCTAGCTATTATGATTGCACCGACTGTCGGTATTAATCCGCTCAGTCCAGTCTTTATTGCAACAGTTATTATCGTTGTAGCAATTAGTTCATTCGGTGTTGCAGGCGTTGGTGGTGGAGCAACATTTGCCGCTATTTTAGTACTATCTGCACTTGATTTACCAATTGCCCTTGCAGGTGTTTTAATTTCTGTTGAACCACTAATTGATATGGGGCGTACAGCATTAAACGTAAGTGGTTCGATGACAGCAGGTGTAGCTACAGCTCGTGTAACAGGAGAACTTGATAAAGAAGTCTATGATACACCTTCAGCTACTAAACAGCTAATCGATGCATAA
- a CDS encoding HIT family protein, translated as MNCLGCHLANKKAPVYVIFENEHVCCILDCAPYNEGHVLILPKKMYVISMSLIETWQLQ; from the coding sequence GTGAATTGTCTAGGCTGTCATTTAGCGAACAAAAAAGCACCCGTTTATGTAATATTTGAAAACGAGCATGTATGTTGCATTTTAGATTGCGCCCCTTATAATGAAGGACATGTGTTAATCTTGCCTAAAAAAATGTATGTTATTTCGATGAGCTTAATAGAAACATGGCAGCTGCAGTAA
- a CDS encoding methyl-accepting chemotaxis protein, which yields MINKQIEQVTDQHVVKSLEKNLAIVRFNLNHDVEYVNEQFAAMLGYKAAQLIGVNHSQFCFPEFSESPSYKEFWRHIEQGNSYKDKVIRKHVSGEKIWLEVTYMPIFSDNGRQVIGVSKIALNITERMENVNSLANQLKDMSETLNEKSQIGHNDSITLLSNIEHIEEESTINQQNLQALQREAESITNVVKTIRDIAAQTNLLALNAAIEAARAGEHGKGFNVVAQEVRNLSTKVSQSIGEVKDNVDRIIDRINSVTTSIDAITKSVQGSTEQIEKTVNHFQYIAQTAESLEKNTNEFIERI from the coding sequence ATGATAAACAAACAAATTGAACAAGTGACAGACCAACATGTTGTAAAATCTTTAGAAAAAAATCTAGCAATTGTCCGCTTTAATCTAAATCATGATGTTGAATATGTAAATGAGCAGTTTGCTGCGATGCTCGGCTACAAAGCAGCACAATTAATCGGGGTAAATCATAGCCAATTTTGCTTCCCTGAATTTTCTGAAAGCCCTTCATATAAAGAATTTTGGAGACATATAGAACAAGGGAACTCTTATAAAGACAAAGTTATACGAAAACATGTTTCTGGAGAAAAAATATGGCTAGAAGTAACTTATATGCCTATTTTCTCTGATAATGGTCGTCAAGTGATTGGTGTTAGTAAAATCGCTTTAAACATTACAGAAAGAATGGAAAATGTGAATTCTTTAGCAAATCAACTAAAAGATATGTCGGAAACATTAAATGAAAAATCCCAAATCGGCCATAATGATAGCATCACTTTGCTGAGCAACATTGAGCATATCGAGGAAGAGTCAACAATAAATCAACAAAATTTGCAAGCTTTACAGCGAGAAGCGGAGTCCATTACCAATGTCGTCAAAACCATTCGCGATATTGCTGCACAAACAAATTTACTTGCGCTAAATGCGGCAATTGAGGCCGCTCGTGCAGGTGAGCATGGCAAAGGATTCAATGTTGTCGCTCAGGAAGTACGCAATCTATCAACAAAGGTTTCACAGTCGATTGGCGAAGTAAAGGATAATGTTGACCGTATTATTGATAGAATAAATTCCGTCACGACTAGTATTGATGCTATAACAAAAAGTGTGCAGGGCAGCACAGAGCAAATTGAAAAAACAGTAAATCACTTTCAATATATTGCCCAAACTGCTGAATCATTGGAAAAAAACACAAATGAATTTATTGAGAGAATTTAA
- a CDS encoding HIT family protein yields the protein MAAAVMEATQLISKTIKTLFQPDGITVCQNGGAFDELTHFHMHVVPRYEGQNFADFFREGEDTSIDEQKLNETRRKMIEVIKKLA from the coding sequence ATGGCAGCTGCAGTAATGGAAGCGACACAGCTTATATCAAAGACAATCAAAACGTTGTTTCAGCCAGATGGCATTACTGTATGTCAAAACGGTGGCGCTTTTGATGAATTAACACATTTCCATATGCATGTTGTGCCAAGATATGAAGGACAAAATTTTGCAGATTTCTTTAGGGAAGGCGAAGATACCTCTATTGATGAACAAAAATTAAATGAAACTCGAAGAAAAATGATTGAAGTAATTAAAAAGCTAGCATAA
- a CDS encoding O-linked GlcNAc transferase, with amino-acid sequence MKLEQLFYNGQLHACFQKAQLQQDSPFAQQVIALYERYQLANIPRYTMREEQAIERADETYVEQDEVLAIREITEEEQFVARTRQLEERARTGTDQERAQSFFTQAQLFLFAHHYEESVHCFLQAVKYNPNKAVYYGLAAQTMQRLDYTPFEILGYLERAIDLDEQNARWHWNRALILVELYKSLQHDAFLEQALIALEEALACCRHEQKSLKGAIENTLENMRQYIF; translated from the coding sequence TTGAAACTGGAGCAATTATTTTATAATGGACAATTACATGCCTGCTTTCAAAAGGCGCAGTTGCAGCAAGATTCACCATTTGCACAGCAGGTGATTGCATTGTATGAACGTTATCAATTAGCAAATATTCCTCGCTATACAATGCGTGAAGAGCAAGCAATCGAGAGGGCAGATGAGACATATGTCGAGCAGGACGAAGTATTAGCTATTCGCGAAATTACTGAGGAAGAGCAGTTTGTAGCAAGAACACGTCAACTTGAAGAACGCGCGCGTACTGGAACAGACCAAGAGCGAGCGCAATCCTTTTTTACACAAGCACAGCTTTTTTTATTTGCACATCATTATGAGGAAAGTGTTCATTGCTTTTTACAGGCTGTTAAATATAATCCAAATAAAGCTGTTTATTATGGTTTAGCAGCGCAAACAATGCAGCGCTTAGATTACACACCGTTTGAGATATTAGGCTATTTGGAGCGAGCGATTGACCTAGATGAACAAAATGCTCGCTGGCATTGGAATCGGGCACTTATTTTAGTAGAGCTATATAAAAGCTTGCAACATGATGCGTTTTTAGAGCAAGCACTTATTGCATTGGAAGAGGCATTAGCATGTTGCCGTCATGAGCAAAAATCATTAAAAGGTGCGATTGAAAATACACTTGAAAATATGAGACAATATATTTTTTAA